The proteins below are encoded in one region of Oryzias melastigma strain HK-1 linkage group LG9, ASM292280v2, whole genome shotgun sequence:
- the LOC112147984 gene encoding sphingosine 1-phosphate receptor 4: MRCTPMSNKSHVLSLVLPLTSFGNVLIFLFNIFLATAITCLNVSVFVSILLSRALRGENRFMYMLSTCLSDTCTGASYYYIGVFDVTDSSDSPTRTFYIAPTFQGISFMAVLAAQADRYHAVVSPFKYSQRMTRNRTLMVICSYWIYAFFIVALHNLLPTISARQITSFGGLAGNILAIIIMIGFNIRLFIIAKYQLGKEAPSDERDSKRSSVYLILVVAVFFIGTWVPFFCWGIICFFANTQCHSFKNDGTDPIRILPRVNAALTPILYIRGCAALKASLYSTVCRACCQRRAGRRPGPSKHPVLP, translated from the exons ATGCGCTGCACACCCATGTCTAACAAAAGCCATGTTCTGTCTCTTGTGCTTCCCCTGACCAGCTTCGGCAATGTGTTGATTTTCCTGTTCAACATCTTCCTGGCTACGGCGATCACCTGCCTGAacgtgtctgtgtttgtgtccatCCTCCTCAGCAGGGCGCTGCGCGGGGAGAACCGCTTCATGTACATGCTGAGCACCTGTCTCAGTGACACCTGCACAGGTGCTTCCTATTACTACATCGGGGTGTTTGACGTGACTGACAGCTCTGACTCCCCCACCAGAACGTTTTACATCGCCCCCACCTTCCAGGGCATCTCCTTCATGGCTGTCCTGGCCGCTCAGGCTGACAGGTACCACGCTGTGGTCTCACCTTTCAAATACTCTCAGCGCATGACCCGAAACAGAACCCTGATGGTCATCTGCTCCTACTGGATCTACGCCTTCTTCATCGTCGCTCTGCATAACTTGCTTCCTACTATAAGTGCCAGACAGATCACTAGTTTTGGTGGTTTGGCAGGGAACATCCTGGCAATCATCATCATGATAGGTTTCAACATCAGACTGTTTATTATAGCCAAGTACCAGCTGGGGAAAGAGGCGCCCTCTGATGAGAGGGACAGCAAACGCTCCTCTGTGTACCTCATTCTGGTGGTGGCTGTGTTCTTCATAGGAACCTGGgttccttttttctgttgggGCATCATTTGTTTTTTCGCTAACACCCAGTGTCACAGCTTCAAGAACGACGGCACGGATCCGATCCGCATTCTACCTCGAGTGAACGCAGCTCTCACCCCCATTCTGTACATCAGAGGCTGCGCGGCGCTCAAAGCCTCGCTGTACTCCACTGTGTGCAGGGCCTGCTGCCAGAG AAGAGCTGGTAGGAGACCCGGCCCGTCCAAACACCCAGTTCTGCCTTAA